Proteins encoded by one window of bacterium:
- a CDS encoding ABC transporter substrate-binding protein — protein ADDVKYSIDRVIDPKTASPWRSWFDSVQEVKIVDPMTIQINLKDPYPGLLGAFAGMRASGIIPKGFAERENLKIKAIGTGPFKLVEFVPQDHITYARNADYWDKPLPYLDGMTFKILTEDNARLAALRAGQVQYAAITAQGETQLKGTQGITVVKGPSAWVALHYINVSKKPLNDARVRKAMRMAVDTNEVIQKAVFGAGVPSGPVPTGYGDWYLDPKTLPYQKPDIEGAKKLLAEAGYPNGGFKIEIKCSPQYPEFVATTLIVQDSLKKLGIDVQVVQQEWGTFVKDHNTETQTKGREGGEIFASANTFRPDPDGYIYPYFHSAGTINDGGYNNQKLDPLMQQARSIFNHDQRKSLYREIQRTLLDDSPDWWWYAKLNIEAMSGKLQGYAQSFTGRRIFLKKAWLA, from the coding sequence GCGGACGACGTCAAGTACAGCATCGACCGCGTGATCGATCCAAAAACGGCCTCCCCCTGGCGCAGCTGGTTCGACTCGGTCCAGGAGGTCAAGATCGTCGACCCGATGACCATCCAGATCAACCTGAAGGACCCGTATCCGGGCCTCCTCGGAGCCTTTGCCGGCATGCGTGCGTCCGGGATCATCCCCAAGGGCTTTGCCGAGCGGGAGAACCTCAAGATCAAGGCGATCGGAACCGGGCCGTTCAAGTTGGTCGAGTTTGTGCCCCAGGACCACATTACCTACGCGCGCAACGCCGACTACTGGGACAAACCGCTGCCATACCTCGACGGCATGACGTTCAAGATCCTTACAGAAGACAACGCACGACTGGCGGCGCTGCGGGCCGGCCAGGTCCAATACGCGGCCATAACCGCACAGGGGGAAACACAGCTCAAGGGCACTCAGGGAATCACGGTGGTGAAGGGGCCCAGCGCCTGGGTCGCGCTCCACTATATCAACGTGTCCAAGAAACCGCTCAACGACGCCCGCGTCCGCAAAGCGATGCGGATGGCGGTCGATACGAACGAGGTCATCCAAAAGGCTGTGTTCGGCGCCGGCGTGCCCTCCGGGCCGGTGCCCACGGGGTACGGAGACTGGTACCTCGATCCGAAGACGCTCCCCTATCAGAAGCCCGATATCGAAGGGGCGAAGAAGCTCCTTGCAGAGGCCGGGTATCCGAACGGCGGGTTCAAGATCGAGATCAAGTGCTCCCCGCAGTATCCAGAGTTCGTGGCGACGACGCTCATTGTACAGGACTCCCTCAAGAAGCTCGGCATCGATGTCCAGGTCGTCCAGCAGGAGTGGGGGACCTTCGTCAAGGACCACAATACGGAGACACAGACCAAGGGCCGGGAGGGCGGCGAAATCTTCGCCTCCGCCAACACCTTCCGGCCGGACCCCGACGGTTACATCTACCCGTATTTCCACTCCGCAGGGACGATCAACGACGGCGGGTACAACAACCAAAAGCTGGATCCGCTCATGCAGCAGGCGCGGTCCATTTTCAACCACGACCAGCGCAAGAGCCTGTACCGGGAGATCCAGCGCACCCTCCTCGACGATTCGCCCGACTGGTGGTGGTACGCGAAGTTGAACATCGAGGCGATGAGCGGCAAATTGCAAGGATACGCCCAGTCGTTTACAGGTCGTCGCATCTTTCTCAAGAAGGCCTGGCTCGCGTAA
- a CDS encoding ABC transporter substrate-binding protein — MNRVSRRKLLARGLALGGGLGLGGAEAAQLLIPSWRGQTVEAATTAQPKRGGTLVAAAEVDPVSLDPHTNSNFSAAQGFEHLYESLTGYNEKNQIVPMLAQKWELSNGGKTYIFHLRPNVKFHNGQTMTAEDVKYSIDRVLDPKTASPWRSWFNAIEEIKVIDPLTVQMNLSAPYPGLLGSFAGMRASGIVPKGLAERENLKIKAIGTGPFKLVEFVPQDHITYARHPDYWDQPLPYLDGMTFKVLPEMTAREGALRAGQVQYASINAQGAEQLARVPGIKVLKGLIATVTLQYINVAAKPLNDSRVRKALRMAVDTNEIIQKAEFGAAVPSGPIPTGYGDWYLDPKTLPYTKPDIEGAKKLLAEAGYPGGGFKIELKCSPQYPQLVAISLVVQDAVKKLGVDAQVVQQEWGAFVKDNDTVIRTGGKEGGEIFASGNTFRPDPDGYIYPYFHVGGERNYGGYSNPKLEPLMRQARTIFNHDQRRSLYVEIQRTLLEESPNWWWYVAYNIEATSEKVQGYAQSFTGRRFLLKKAWLSS; from the coding sequence ATGAACCGTGTAAGCCGAAGAAAGCTCTTGGCCCGCGGCCTGGCGCTCGGCGGAGGACTCGGCCTCGGAGGGGCGGAGGCAGCGCAACTACTGATCCCCTCCTGGCGGGGACAGACGGTGGAAGCGGCTACTACCGCCCAACCCAAACGAGGAGGGACCCTTGTCGCGGCCGCCGAGGTGGATCCGGTCAGCCTGGACCCGCACACCAACTCGAACTTCTCCGCAGCGCAAGGGTTCGAGCATCTGTACGAGAGCCTCACCGGCTACAATGAAAAAAACCAAATCGTGCCAATGCTGGCCCAGAAGTGGGAGCTCTCCAACGGGGGGAAGACATACATCTTCCACCTGCGTCCAAACGTGAAGTTTCATAACGGCCAGACCATGACCGCGGAGGACGTGAAGTACAGCATCGATCGCGTGCTCGATCCCAAGACCGCCTCGCCCTGGCGCAGCTGGTTCAACGCGATCGAGGAGATCAAAGTCATCGACCCGTTGACCGTCCAGATGAACCTCAGCGCCCCGTACCCCGGCCTCCTCGGCTCGTTTGCCGGGATGCGGGCCTCAGGGATCGTTCCGAAGGGCCTGGCGGAACGGGAGAACTTGAAGATCAAGGCCATCGGCACGGGCCCGTTCAAGCTGGTTGAATTCGTGCCCCAGGACCACATCACATACGCCCGCCACCCCGACTACTGGGACCAGCCGCTGCCGTACCTCGACGGCATGACCTTCAAAGTCCTGCCCGAAATGACCGCGCGTGAGGGCGCGCTTCGGGCCGGGCAGGTTCAGTACGCCTCCATTAACGCCCAAGGAGCCGAGCAGCTCGCCCGCGTCCCCGGGATCAAGGTGTTGAAAGGCCTCATCGCCACGGTGACCCTCCAGTACATCAACGTCGCCGCGAAGCCGCTCAACGACTCGCGGGTCCGCAAAGCCCTGCGGATGGCGGTCGACACCAACGAGATCATCCAAAAGGCGGAGTTCGGAGCGGCAGTGCCCTCGGGCCCGATCCCGACCGGCTACGGCGACTGGTATCTCGACCCCAAAACACTGCCCTACACCAAGCCCGATATCGAGGGAGCCAAGAAGCTGCTGGCCGAAGCCGGGTACCCGGGTGGCGGCTTCAAGATCGAGCTCAAATGTTCACCCCAGTATCCGCAATTGGTGGCGATCTCGCTGGTGGTCCAGGATGCGGTGAAGAAACTCGGCGTCGATGCTCAGGTCGTGCAGCAGGAATGGGGAGCGTTCGTGAAAGACAACGACACGGTGATCAGGACCGGAGGAAAAGAAGGGGGAGAGATCTTCGCCTCGGGGAACACGTTCCGCCCCGACCCAGACGGATACATTTACCCGTATTTCCACGTGGGCGGAGAGCGGAACTACGGCGGGTACTCGAACCCGAAGCTGGAACCGCTGATGCGGCAGGCCCGGACGATCTTCAACCACGACCAACGCCGCAGCCTCTACGTGGAGATCCAGCGAACCCTGCTCGAGGAATCGCCCAACTGGTGGTGGTACGTGGCCTACAACATCGAGGCCACGTCGGAAAAAGTCCAAGGCTACGCGCAATCGTTTACCGGACGCCGCTTCCTGTTGAAGAAAGCCTGGCTCAGCAGCTGA
- a CDS encoding ABC transporter permease, with protein sequence MRYLVRRLLWMGAALLGVSALIFILVRLLPGNIIDIIAGTEGQLSRSQRLEILHSFGLDRPWPVQYALWVWSMLHGNFGWSFRTSQPVAGLLVSRLPTTVELAALTVALVTLVGLPLGILASITRSARLKVAVQIVGLLGLSIPNFWIAIVLIIVASFAFHWLPALIFVPPWQDPWINLQQMFLPILSLALGLAAVVVRMTRSSMLEVLGQEYVKVARAKGLGSRAVLLRHALRNALIPIVTVLGLQMGFLLGGVVITEQIFGLPGLGWTLLNGVYQRDYPVVQGAVMLFAITFVVTNLIVDLLYTTLDPRIRYE encoded by the coding sequence ATGCGCTACCTCGTCCGACGCCTGCTATGGATGGGCGCCGCCCTGCTCGGAGTGTCGGCGCTGATCTTTATCCTGGTACGGCTGCTTCCGGGCAACATCATCGACATCATCGCCGGCACAGAAGGCCAGTTGAGCCGCTCGCAGCGCCTCGAGATCCTGCACAGTTTCGGCCTGGACCGCCCGTGGCCGGTGCAGTACGCGCTGTGGGTATGGAGTATGCTCCACGGGAACTTCGGCTGGTCGTTCAGGACGAGCCAACCCGTGGCCGGGCTGCTCGTCTCGAGGCTGCCCACGACGGTCGAACTCGCGGCGCTCACCGTCGCGCTCGTCACGCTCGTGGGACTTCCGCTCGGCATCCTCGCCAGCATCACCCGAAGCGCCCGGCTCAAGGTCGCCGTCCAGATCGTGGGCCTGCTGGGACTCTCCATCCCAAACTTCTGGATCGCTATCGTCCTGATCATCGTGGCCTCGTTTGCATTCCACTGGCTTCCGGCGCTGATCTTCGTCCCCCCCTGGCAGGACCCGTGGATCAACCTGCAGCAGATGTTCCTGCCGATCCTGTCCCTCGCGCTCGGGCTGGCGGCCGTCGTCGTGCGCATGACTCGGTCGTCGATGCTCGAGGTGCTGGGCCAGGAGTACGTCAAAGTGGCACGAGCCAAGGGCCTCGGAAGTCGCGCCGTCCTCCTGCGGCACGCCCTTCGCAACGCGCTCATCCCCATCGTGACCGTGCTCGGCCTTCAGATGGGGTTCCTCCTCGGGGGGGTGGTCATCACCGAACAGATCTTCGGACTGCCCGGGTTGGGATGGACGCTACTCAACGGCGTGTACCAACGGGACTATCCGGTCGTGCAAGGCGCCGTAATGTTATTTGCGATCACGTTCGTGGTCACCAACCTGATCGTGGACCTGCTCTACACCACCCTCGACCCCCGCATCCGTTATGAGTAG
- a CDS encoding ABC transporter permease produces the protein MIIGGALVVMVVLLALGAQIIAPQSPVSQTAQPLLRPGHDHLAGTDELGRDEFSRLIYGARVSLYVGVLAVSIALALGATSGIIAGFYGGWVDNILMRTMDILFSLPAIVLAIAITSILKPSLTNAMIAIGIVYAPTFARIARGPTLAVVNLAYIEAARAVGIPNGKIMLRHVLPNVSAPLIVQTTVSLSTAILTEAALSFLGLGTQPPTASWGLMLSSARQYMLIDPWIAVLPGAAIALTVLGFNLLGDGLRDLLDPRIRTM, from the coding sequence GTGATCATCGGCGGGGCGCTGGTCGTCATGGTTGTGCTCCTCGCGCTCGGCGCGCAGATCATCGCGCCGCAGAGTCCCGTCTCCCAGACCGCGCAGCCGCTCCTTCGACCGGGGCACGACCATCTGGCCGGGACCGACGAACTCGGACGCGACGAATTCAGCCGCCTCATCTACGGCGCGCGCGTCTCGCTCTACGTCGGCGTGCTCGCGGTCTCCATCGCGCTGGCGTTGGGGGCAACCTCCGGGATCATTGCGGGGTTCTACGGCGGGTGGGTAGACAACATCTTGATGCGGACGATGGACATCCTGTTCTCGCTCCCGGCGATCGTGCTCGCGATCGCGATCACCAGCATCCTCAAACCGAGCCTCACCAACGCGATGATCGCCATAGGGATCGTCTATGCGCCGACCTTCGCGCGGATCGCTCGGGGACCTACGCTCGCAGTCGTCAACCTCGCCTACATCGAAGCGGCCCGGGCCGTCGGCATCCCGAACGGGAAGATCATGCTGCGACATGTCCTACCGAACGTGTCGGCTCCGCTGATCGTCCAGACGACTGTGTCCCTCTCGACAGCGATCCTCACGGAGGCGGCGCTGAGCTTCCTCGGCCTGGGCACCCAGCCCCCAACGGCATCCTGGGGGCTGATGTTGAGTTCGGCACGGCAGTACATGCTGATCGACCCATGGATCGCCGTCCTGCCGGGAGCGGCGATCGCCCTGACCGTGCTCGGCTTCAACCTCCTGGGAGATGGCCTGCGCGACCTGCTCGATCCGCGGATCCGGACGATGTAG
- a CDS encoding GGDEF domain-containing protein, which yields MRESPRTVADLMTPAPTPVAGSASVGAAIDLIREGGHAGVPVVDGDRLVGFVTPLQLLRQPLYRTVAEVMTTDVAAATPDLPLGQAYELLTRQRAAALPVVDQGHLVGLITLTAVLEARSQERDPMTGLPWATALRNWAAAALERGQEVAILFIDMNNFRIVNKALGHVVGDDIIRSVGYLLESQIDPETDLLCRYAGDEFAIATTRRSEDARALAQRLRDTVNLPVEIRGVEERVTAAIGFAGGRRIERRTASHIASTVEDLLTLASRGSTLAKESGQGIVHHSRRDEDHAHPGGEPVPRTEEIRLRLALARVDRDTHGSTAVVELDLGGRPLRGSASARIHGHGTPFLVADATLRAIAQAIGEEPGFLLDDLSVTPAEKETVAVAVLVGAADTAERLVGSASAPDPHVAVSRAILSALNRRLGKTLARMLAPRPPEDVQPESDVQVRQS from the coding sequence ATGAGAGAATCCCCCCGGACGGTCGCGGACTTGATGACGCCGGCCCCAACCCCGGTTGCCGGATCGGCATCCGTGGGCGCCGCCATTGACCTCATCCGCGAGGGCGGGCACGCTGGGGTGCCGGTTGTCGACGGCGATCGATTGGTGGGGTTCGTCACGCCATTGCAACTGCTCCGTCAGCCGCTCTACCGGACGGTCGCCGAGGTCATGACCACCGACGTTGCGGCGGCGACTCCCGATCTTCCCCTCGGACAGGCGTACGAGCTGCTCACCCGGCAGCGCGCGGCCGCTCTCCCCGTCGTCGATCAGGGGCATCTCGTCGGTCTGATCACCCTGACCGCGGTGCTCGAGGCCAGGAGCCAGGAACGCGATCCGATGACCGGCCTGCCGTGGGCGACCGCCCTTCGAAATTGGGCCGCGGCCGCGCTCGAACGCGGCCAGGAAGTGGCGATTCTCTTCATCGATATGAACAACTTCAGGATCGTCAACAAGGCGCTCGGGCACGTGGTGGGCGACGACATCATCCGCTCCGTGGGGTATTTACTCGAGAGCCAAATCGATCCGGAGACCGATCTGCTGTGCCGGTACGCCGGCGACGAGTTTGCGATCGCGACGACACGGCGGAGCGAGGACGCGCGCGCGCTGGCTCAGCGGCTTCGGGATACGGTGAACTTGCCGGTCGAGATCCGGGGTGTAGAAGAGCGGGTCACGGCGGCGATCGGGTTCGCCGGAGGGCGTAGAATTGAGCGGCGCACTGCCTCGCATATCGCGTCGACGGTGGAGGATCTCCTGACGCTGGCGAGCCGGGGCTCCACGCTGGCAAAGGAGTCCGGGCAGGGCATTGTTCACCACAGCCGGCGGGATGAGGACCACGCCCACCCCGGGGGCGAGCCGGTCCCGCGCACGGAGGAAATACGCCTGCGTCTCGCGCTGGCGCGCGTGGACCGGGACACGCACGGGAGTACCGCGGTGGTGGAGCTGGACCTCGGTGGCCGCCCGCTGCGAGGATCTGCGTCGGCGCGAATCCACGGGCACGGCACGCCGTTTCTGGTTGCCGACGCCACCCTTCGGGCCATCGCCCAGGCGATTGGCGAGGAGCCGGGGTTTCTCCTCGACGATCTGTCGGTCACGCCGGCCGAGAAAGAGACCGTGGCGGTCGCGGTGCTGGTCGGCGCCGCCGACACCGCGGAGCGACTGGTCGGCAGCGCGAGCGCCCCCGATCCGCACGTCGCCGTCTCGCGTGCGATCTTGTCGGCGCTCAACCGTCGCTTGGGGAAGACGCTGGCCAGGATGCTCGCCCCCCGCCCGCCGGAAGACGTTCAGCCGGAATCCGACGTGCAAGTCCGGCAGAGCTAG
- a CDS encoding ATP-binding protein — MGKVHGIDVRALRQTKSPAGAVASRSAVHGDLDDFFADLRSSFLDASKAERCVIKLAPGWRRIVGQWLGPVPDGEASADEPDFVPVSWIKVRHEGSRSEVRVNLLLGGSSAAQIVVTTRKKRGLAQILRVLTTFIPKVSSRLCLRWLREEANAYERRRLAQDLHDGPLQIATATKIRLQSRRQFAEDGLAAQGLDEAIELTGQVIASMRSLLHERMTAAESPSLKTHLRRAAGRWGELTGMRVHFSFPENAPDEVRAFSKETLEVAEHVVSESIVNAWKHGKATQLSVSCHPQNGGMLLTLRDDGCGFRASVEPEAGDGTKMGLRLLRSRVNELGGRFDVRSPQDGGTIVETWLPPHQGHREDPA; from the coding sequence ATGGGCAAGGTGCACGGGATCGACGTACGCGCGCTCCGGCAAACGAAGTCCCCTGCCGGCGCGGTTGCATCGAGGTCAGCGGTCCACGGCGACCTCGACGATTTCTTCGCGGACCTCCGATCATCGTTTCTCGACGCCAGCAAGGCAGAACGGTGCGTCATCAAACTGGCGCCGGGCTGGCGGCGGATCGTCGGCCAGTGGCTCGGGCCCGTCCCAGATGGTGAGGCGAGCGCCGACGAGCCCGACTTCGTCCCGGTGTCCTGGATCAAGGTCCGGCACGAGGGATCCAGGAGCGAGGTCAGGGTCAATCTCCTCCTAGGCGGATCGTCGGCCGCACAGATCGTCGTCACCACGCGCAAGAAGCGCGGGCTCGCGCAGATCTTGCGCGTCCTGACGACCTTTATCCCCAAGGTCTCTTCCCGGCTGTGCCTGCGGTGGCTCCGCGAGGAAGCGAATGCCTACGAGCGGCGCCGGCTCGCCCAGGACCTGCACGATGGACCTCTGCAGATCGCCACGGCCACGAAGATCCGGCTCCAATCACGCCGGCAGTTTGCCGAAGACGGTCTGGCGGCGCAGGGATTGGACGAAGCCATCGAGCTCACGGGACAGGTCATCGCGTCGATGCGCTCGCTGCTGCACGAGCGGATGACGGCCGCGGAGTCCCCGTCCCTCAAGACGCATCTCCGGCGGGCGGCAGGTCGCTGGGGTGAGTTGACCGGCATGCGCGTGCACTTCAGCTTCCCGGAAAACGCTCCGGACGAGGTGCGGGCGTTCTCCAAGGAGACGCTCGAGGTCGCCGAACACGTCGTGAGCGAGAGCATCGTCAATGCCTGGAAACACGGCAAGGCGACACAACTCTCGGTGAGCTGTCATCCACAGAACGGCGGCATGCTGCTGACGCTCCGCGACGACGGATGCGGATTCCGGGCCTCGGTCGAGCCGGAGGCGGGGGACGGCACCAAGATGGGGCTTCGGCTTCTGCGCTCACGCGTGAACGAACTCGGCGGGCGGTTCGACGTCCGCTCACCGCAGGACGGCGGCACCATCGTCGAGACCTGGCTCCCCCCGCATCAGGGCCACCGCGAGGACCCCGCCTAA
- a CDS encoding xanthine dehydrogenase family protein molybdopterin-binding subunit: protein MAVSHYVGARVKRIEDPKLIRGEGVYLDDLRMTGMLHAVFVRSPYGHARIKKIDVHRARAHPGVAAVLDAGDLREIQRPLPTIPVEGMRAADHLPLASGEVRYAGEPIAVVVAEDLYAARDAAGLVEINYDPLPAVVDLEQAARGTPFTHAGWDTNVAFTTTTARGDLAAAFQNAPVVVHQRMVNQRVAPVPLEPRGTMAMYDGSQGQGLLTVWTSTQEAHSIRDGLSQVLELPASRIRVITPDVGGGFGAKLNTYPEDAVIAQLARRLRRPVKWMETRQENLLTTTHGRGQVIDVEVAAERDGRIRGMRCRVLADLGAYLVYTTAIVPTLTPLMIQGPYEIPALNCELVALYTNTCPTGAYRGAGRPEATYYLERVMDLVADETGVDPAEVRRRNFIPPSRFPFKAASGATYDSGDYVKALDEVLRLGGYQAARAEQAKQQRDGAVVGIGLSSYVEICGFGPWELGTVRVNKDATATVITGTSPHGQGDATGFAQIVADILTIPIDQISVVSGDTLLVQYGGGTSGSRSMSLGGSAVYLAAQEVRTQILGIAANLLEAAAADLTLASGRASVRGAPGREVSIADVAEAAYNGAHLPKGQSPGLEATSRFKSEGTTFPFGSHLCVVQIDPETGGVQIVRYVAVDDCGRVINPLLVDGQVHGGIAQGVSQALLEAVVYDGQGQLLTGTLSDYGIPHAHWLPHLERGISVTPTPRNPLGAKGIGEAATIGSTPAIVNAVVDALSHIGIRHLDMPLLPERIAGALRQAGPNAKGA, encoded by the coding sequence ATGGCGGTTTCGCACTACGTGGGCGCCCGAGTCAAGCGGATCGAAGACCCCAAGTTGATCCGGGGCGAGGGAGTGTACCTCGACGACCTCCGCATGACCGGCATGCTGCACGCGGTCTTTGTTCGGAGCCCGTACGGACACGCGCGAATCAAGAAGATCGATGTCCATCGCGCGCGGGCGCACCCTGGCGTCGCGGCCGTCCTGGACGCCGGCGACCTCCGCGAGATCCAGCGCCCGCTTCCAACCATCCCCGTCGAGGGGATGCGGGCCGCGGATCACCTCCCGCTCGCCTCTGGTGAGGTGCGGTACGCGGGAGAACCGATCGCGGTCGTCGTCGCGGAGGATCTGTATGCCGCGCGCGACGCCGCCGGCCTCGTCGAGATCAACTACGATCCCCTGCCGGCGGTGGTGGATCTCGAACAGGCGGCGCGAGGGACCCCATTCACGCACGCGGGATGGGACACCAACGTGGCCTTTACTACCACGACCGCGCGGGGAGATCTGGCCGCGGCGTTCCAGAACGCTCCGGTGGTCGTGCATCAACGCATGGTCAACCAGCGGGTGGCCCCGGTCCCCCTAGAACCGAGAGGTACGATGGCGATGTACGACGGGAGCCAGGGGCAGGGGCTGTTGACCGTCTGGACCTCGACCCAAGAGGCGCACTCGATCCGGGATGGCCTGAGCCAGGTGCTCGAGCTCCCGGCCAGCCGGATCCGAGTGATCACCCCCGATGTGGGCGGAGGCTTCGGCGCGAAGCTGAACACCTATCCCGAGGACGCGGTGATCGCGCAACTCGCGCGGCGGCTTCGACGCCCGGTGAAATGGATGGAGACCCGGCAGGAAAATCTGCTCACGACGACGCACGGACGAGGCCAGGTCATCGATGTGGAAGTCGCCGCCGAACGGGACGGCCGCATCCGGGGGATGCGGTGCCGGGTGCTCGCCGACCTCGGCGCCTACCTGGTGTACACGACGGCGATCGTCCCGACGCTGACCCCGCTCATGATCCAGGGCCCGTACGAGATCCCCGCCCTCAACTGCGAACTGGTCGCGCTGTACACCAACACCTGCCCGACCGGCGCCTACCGAGGGGCCGGTCGCCCGGAAGCCACCTACTACCTCGAACGGGTCATGGACCTGGTCGCGGATGAGACCGGGGTGGACCCGGCTGAGGTCCGCCGCCGCAACTTTATCCCTCCATCCAGGTTCCCATTCAAGGCGGCGAGCGGGGCCACGTATGATTCCGGCGATTACGTGAAGGCGCTCGACGAGGTTCTCCGCCTGGGCGGCTACCAGGCCGCCCGCGCCGAGCAGGCCAAGCAGCAGCGCGACGGCGCGGTCGTGGGCATCGGGCTGAGCAGTTATGTCGAGATCTGCGGGTTCGGTCCCTGGGAGCTCGGCACCGTGCGCGTCAACAAAGACGCCACCGCCACGGTCATCACCGGCACCTCTCCCCATGGGCAGGGGGACGCCACCGGGTTCGCCCAGATCGTCGCCGACATCCTCACGATTCCGATCGACCAGATCTCGGTGGTGTCCGGCGACACCCTCTTGGTCCAATACGGCGGCGGAACCAGCGGGAGCCGCAGCATGTCGCTTGGGGGGTCCGCGGTGTATCTCGCGGCCCAGGAGGTGCGGACGCAGATCTTGGGGATCGCTGCGAACCTCCTCGAGGCCGCGGCCGCTGATCTGACGCTCGCAAGCGGTCGGGCGTCCGTCCGGGGCGCGCCGGGGCGGGAAGTGTCGATCGCAGACGTGGCCGAGGCCGCCTACAACGGCGCCCACCTGCCGAAGGGACAGTCCCCAGGGCTCGAGGCGACCAGCCGGTTCAAGTCGGAGGGGACGACGTTCCCCTTCGGCAGCCACCTCTGCGTGGTGCAGATCGATCCCGAAACGGGAGGCGTGCAGATCGTCCGGTATGTCGCCGTCGACGACTGCGGGCGTGTCATCAATCCCCTCCTGGTCGATGGCCAGGTTCACGGGGGGATCGCCCAAGGCGTGAGCCAAGCGCTGCTCGAGGCGGTGGTGTACGATGGGCAAGGGCAATTGCTGACCGGGACGCTCTCGGATTACGGGATCCCCCACGCCCACTGGCTTCCGCATTTGGAACGCGGGATCTCGGTGACCCCGACCCCGCGCAACCCGCTCGGCGCCAAAGGGATCGGCGAAGCCGCGACGATCGGCTCGACACCTGCGATCGTCAACGCGGTCGTGGACGCGCTCAGCCACATCGGGATCCGCCACTTGGATATGCCGCTTCTGCCCGAGCGCATCGCCGGCGCGCTCCGCCAGGCCGGACCGAACGCGAAGGGAGCGTGA
- a CDS encoding alanine racemase, translating to MSRMLEPERTVSLPGSLEAIDTPALIVDLDRLEANIARWAAFAREAGVRLRPHGKTHKCIEIARKQLDAGAVGLTLAKIGEAEVMAAAGVRDIFLAYEVIGGPKLPRLVALARTARICVGVDSVEGAEPIARAARDAGLVIDVLLEVDTGLGRCGVQPGDALMALAQQVARLRGLRIAGLFTYRGYRPDLDAAGREEGEIMVREADRLRKIGIEIEEISVGSTPTGRSAGRVAGVTEIRPGTYVFNDAMQVRWGSATPEECALTILTRVISRPSRDVAVLDGGSKVLTAERGPFSSRGDSHGVIRGYPDCQIDRLWEEHGRVQLTEDARQLRVGDLVEVIPAHVCPTVNLAERLVCVQGGQVVSTWTVAARARVQ from the coding sequence ATGTCGCGGATGCTCGAACCCGAACGCACCGTCTCATTGCCGGGCAGTCTTGAGGCGATCGACACCCCGGCCCTGATCGTCGACCTCGATCGTTTGGAGGCGAACATCGCCCGCTGGGCCGCGTTCGCCCGGGAGGCCGGCGTGCGGTTGCGGCCGCACGGCAAAACGCACAAATGCATCGAGATCGCGCGCAAGCAGCTGGATGCCGGGGCCGTCGGGCTCACCCTCGCCAAGATCGGCGAGGCCGAGGTCATGGCCGCTGCAGGCGTCCGGGATATCTTCCTCGCCTACGAAGTCATCGGAGGTCCAAAACTCCCCAGACTCGTGGCCCTGGCCCGCACTGCGCGAATCTGCGTGGGGGTGGACAGCGTCGAGGGCGCGGAGCCCATCGCGCGCGCCGCCCGGGATGCGGGGCTCGTGATCGACGTGCTCCTCGAGGTGGACACCGGGCTCGGGCGGTGCGGGGTGCAACCGGGCGACGCCTTGATGGCGCTGGCGCAGCAGGTGGCACGTCTCCGAGGCCTCAGGATCGCCGGGCTCTTCACCTACCGCGGCTACCGGCCGGATCTGGATGCGGCCGGCCGCGAGGAGGGAGAGATCATGGTCCGGGAGGCGGACCGCCTCCGCAAGATCGGGATCGAGATCGAGGAGATCAGCGTCGGCTCAACCCCCACCGGCCGGAGCGCAGGGCGCGTGGCGGGCGTGACCGAGATCCGTCCGGGCACCTACGTCTTCAACGATGCGATGCAGGTTCGGTGGGGATCCGCGACGCCGGAGGAGTGTGCGCTCACGATCCTGACCAGGGTGATCAGCCGCCCCTCGCGGGACGTGGCCGTTCTCGACGGAGGAAGCAAGGTGCTGACGGCGGAGCGCGGCCCGTTCAGCAGCCGGGGGGACAGCCACGGGGTCATCCGCGGATACCCGGACTGCCAGATCGATCGCCTGTGGGAGGAGCACGGCCGCGTTCAGTTGACCGAGGACGCGCGGCAGCTCCGGGTCGGCGATCTTGTCGAGGTGATTCCCGCGCACGTCTGCCCCACCGTGAACCTGGCCGAGCGGTTGGTGTGCGTGCAGGGAGGGCAGGTCGTCAGTACGTGGACGGTGGCGGCGCGGGCGCGCGTGCAGTAA